Proteins encoded by one window of Chanos chanos chromosome 7, fChaCha1.1, whole genome shotgun sequence:
- the LOC115816545 gene encoding histidine N-acetyltransferase gives MEAGCLGEKDGLTFWLARPEDYDDVMAISEDIYWGNDYLPHRYHTWMTEPDRVVILARRERKLVALESGLVVDGGQTVVVEGLRVCPTERGRGVAGVIQRFTEQYILQLYPSVRVRRLTRGDNPGPEKLSKFKVLARRAILSLRGKAESFDGFISHLKAKLNTGEVSDGGSAHDSVELESKMITLMDHHQLKALLLDPDLPSRLQLPGGAIIQDWQPLQPVESNLEVLNRRNLTWLVDGSNEKPMFMSFHTPPYPIPLDGGAFRLNIDLFGTIPFLAKAALTAHLEKVRGELQGTVIFHVYMHPSLWEGMKQFCEGDEGVKQCKEFWEQFFLEVKG, from the exons ATGGAGGCAGGGTGTCTGGGGGAGAAGGATGGGCTTACGTTTTGGCTGGCCAGGCCTGAAGACTATGATGATGTTATGGCCATATCAGAGGACATATACTGGGGAAACGATTATCTACCCCACCGCTATCACACGTGGATGACTGAGCCCGATAGAGTTGTCATACTggccaggagagaaagaaagttg GTGGCTCTAGAGTCTGGGTTGGTAGTGGATGGAGGTCAGACGGTTGTGGTGGAGGGACTTAGGGTGTGTCCGACTGAAAGGGGTCGTGGTGTTGCTGGAGTCATTCAGAGGTTCACTGAACAATACATTCTGCAGCTCTACCCTAGTGTGAGGGTCAGACGTCTGACAAGAGGGGACAATCCAGGACCCGAAAAATTGTCGAAGTTCAAAGTTCTGGCCAGGAGG GCAATTCTGTCTCTGCGTGGGAAAGCTGAGAGCTTTGATGGCTTCATCTCTCATCTGAAGGCAAAACTGAATACTGGAGAGGTATCAGACGGGGGGTCTGCCCATGATTCTGTCGAGCTTGAATCCAAAATGATCACCCTGATGGACCACCACCAGCTTAAGGCTCTGTTACTAGACCCAGACCTGCCCTCCAGACTCCAACTCCCAGGAGGTGCCATCATCCAAGACTGGCAGCCCCTGCAACCCGTTGAAAGCAACCTAGAGGTGTTGAACAGGCGGAACCTCACTTGGTTGGTTGATGGCTCCAATGAAAAACCCATGTTTATGAGCTTCCACACGCCTCCTTATCCCATCCCACTTGACGGTGGGGCTTTTCGCCTAAATATCGACCTGTTTGGAACAATCCCCTTCCTGGCCAAAGCAGCACTGACAGCCCACCTGgagaaggtgagaggagagCTCCAAGGCACGGTGATCTTCCACGTGTACATGCACCCGTCCCTGTGGGAAGGAATGAAGCAGTTCTGTGAGGGGGATGAAGGAGTAAAACAATGTAAGGAGTTCTGGGAGCAGTTTTTTCTGGAGGTTAAAGGttaa
- the LOC115816546 gene encoding histidine N-acetyltransferase-like: MEAGCLGEKDGLTFWLARPEDYDDVMAISEDIYWGDDYLPHRYHTWMTEPNRVVILARRERKLVALESGLVVDGGQTVVGEGLRVCPTERGRGVAGVIQRFIEQYILQLYPSVRVRRLTREVNPGPEKLSKFKVLARRAILSLRGKAETFDGFISHLKAKLNTGEVSDGGSAHDSVELESKMITLMDHHQLKALLLDPDLPSRLQLPGGAIIQDWQPLQPVESNLEVLNRRNLTWLVDGCNEKPMFMSFHTPPYPIPLDGGAFRLNIDLFGTIPFLAKAALTAHLEKVRGELQGTVIFHVYMHPSLWEGMKQFCEGDEGVKQCKEFWEQFFLEVKG; encoded by the exons ATGGAGGCAGGGTGTCTGGGGGAGAAGGATGGGCTTACGTTTTGGCTGGCCAGGCCTGAAGACTATGATGATGTTATGGCCATATCAGAGGACATATACTGGGGAGACGATTATCTACCCCACCGCTATCACACGTGGATGACTGAGCCCAATAGAGTTGTCATACTggccaggagagaaagaaagttg GTGGCTCTAGAGTCTGGGTTGGTAGTGGATGGAGGTCAGACAGTTGTGGGGGAGGGACTCAGGGTGTGTCCGACTGAAAGGGGTCGTGGTGTTGCTGGAGTCATTCAGAGGTTCATTGAACAATACATTCTGCAGCTCTACCCTAGTGTGAGGGTCAGACGTCTGACAAGAGAGGTCAATCCAGGACCCGAAAAATTGTCGAAGTTCAAAGTTCTGGCCAGGAGG gCTATTCTGTCTCTGCGTGGGAAAGCTGAGACCTTTGATGGCTTCATCTCTCATCTGAAGGCAAAACTGAATACTGGAGAGGTATCAGACGGGGGGTCTGCCCATGATTCTGTCGAGCTTGAATCCAAAATGATCACCCTGATGGACCACCACCAGCTTAAGGCTCTGTTACTAGACCCAGACCTGCCCTCCAGACTCCAACTCCCAGGAGGTGCCATCATCCAAGACTGGCAGCCCCTGCAACCCGTTGAAAGCAACCTAGAGGTGTTGAACAGGCGGAACCTCACTTGGTTGGTTGATGGCTGCAATGAAAAACCCATGTTTATGAGCTTCCACACGCCTCCTTATCCCATCCCACTTGACGGTGGGGCTTTTCGCCTAAATATCGACCTGTTTGGGACAATCCCCTTCCTGGCCAAAGCAGCACTGACAGCCCACCTGgagaaggtgagaggagagCTCCAAGGCACAGTGATCTTCCACGTGTACATGCACCCGTCCCTGTGGGAAGGAATGAAGCAGTTCTGTGAGGGGGATGAAGGAGTAAAACAATGTAAGGAGTTCTGGGAGCAGTTTTTTCTGGAGGTTAAAGGTTAa